Genomic window (Paenibacillus sp. PK3_47):
GCGATTACCGGACCTGCGTTATCTGCGGTGATTCCGCCGATGCCGACGAGCGGGATCGTCAGTCCGGCTTGCCGCAGCTCTTCAATAACAGCGGTCCCGCGTACTTCGCTGGCGTCGGCTTTGGAAGAGGTGGGATAGACGGGACCGACTCCCAGATAATCTGCACCATCGCTGACGGCCTGCCGTGCTTCCGGCAGAGAGTGGGCGGAGACACCGATGATTTTGTGTTCACCCAGCCGCTGCCGGATCAGCGAGGCGGGCTCATCGTCCTGACCGGCATGCACACCGTCTGCATCAAGTGCTATGGCAAGATCAATATCATCGTTTACTATAAAAGGAATCCCGTGGCTGCGGCAGATTTCCTGAAGCTGCTTCCCGAGATCGAACGCCGCAGCGCCTGTAAGCGCACCGGGACCTTTTTCACGGAACTGGAACATGGTTATTCCTCCCGCAATCGCCTCTCTAAGTGTCACGGCAGGGGAGAGCCGGCAGTTCACACTGCCCATAATAAAATAGAGCCTTAAGTGTTTGCACATCTCGCTCTGCTGTATCCGCTTCATTGCAGTGCCCCCCTTATTCTGTTTCCGTAGGCAAAATGGTTCGTCGGACCGTGCCCTCCACCAATGCCGAGCCCGTCTTCAATCGCTGCCTGGATAAAATCTTTGGCTACCCTGATGGCTTCTGTCACTATAAGGCCTTTGGCCAGACCTGCGGCAATTGCCGCGGAATAGGTACAGCCCGTGCCATGGGTATGCCGGGTGGCGATCCGCGGACCTTCCATATAAACAAAGGATTGCCCGTCATATAACAGATCCAGAACGCCTGCGGTTCCGTCGTCGTGGCCGCCCTTCAGCACAACATAACGGGGGCCCATGGAATGAATGAGTCTGGCGGCATGTTCACGTTCTGCCAAACCGGATATTGTCATTCCGGTCAGCACCTCGGCTTCGGGAATATTAGGGGTCACGGCTAAGGCGGCAGGCAGCAGCTTTGCCTGCAGTGCCTGCACGGCTTCCAGCTGGAGCAGCGGCGAACCGCCTTTGGCAACCATTACAGGATCTACAATAAGGTTGTTCCATCCGTAACGCTGTATCCGTTCAGCGGCGAGCGTGATGATCTCACCGCTGAAGAGCATCCCGGTCTTCAGTGCGTCAGGCTGCAGATCACCTCCGATGGAATCCAGCTGCGCGCTTACAGCTTCGGCTGACAGTGGAAATACGCCTTGTACACCGAGGGTGTTCTGGGCTGTCACCGCAGTGAGCGCAGACATGCCGTACACACCCAGCTCCTGAAAGGTTTTGAGGTCAGCCTGTATCCCTGCGCCGCCCCCGCTGTCTGAACCGGCGATAGTGAGTGCTTTGTATACATTAGTCATACTGTCATCTCCTGTATGGATTAGGATTCGCGCTGCTGTATTCTGGATCTTTCAGCCAATACCACCGGAGTGACCAGAGCGAGCTGGTTCAGGAACTCCGTCTGGAAGCTTCCCGGTCCCTGATGGGCAGCAGCCTCGGCAGCAATCTCTGCAGCCACGCCGTAGAAGGAGAGGGCTTCAGCTGACGCCTCCAGCCAGTCACCGCCGCTGGCAGCCAGGAAAGCGCCGGTTACAGCGCTGAGCAGGCAGCCTGTACCTGTAACTTTAGTCAGGATGGAATGGCCGTTACTGACGATCCGGGTCCGGGTTCCGTCAGTGATCACATCATCCTTGCCTGTAATGATGACAATGCAGCCCAGCTTCAGGGCTGCTTTTTGAGCTAAGGCAACAATATCGCCTTCACCTTCGCCGGCATCGACACCTTTGCTTGCCCAGCTTTCGCCCGCCACGTTTGCCACCTCGGCGACATTGCCGCGCAGGACGGAAATCTGCAGCGAGTTAACGAGCTTTTGGGTCACGTCTGACCGGTACGCTGTTGCCCCGGCGCCTACAGGGTCCAGCACCAGCGGCACCTTATGGCGGTTCGCGGCTTGTCCGGCCAGTATCATGGCCTGGATGGCGTAATCATTAAGCGTGCCGATGTTAAGCACAACCGCACCTGCCATCGCTGCAATATCGGCAACCTCCTCGTGGGCGTCGGCCATGAACGGTGAAGCCCCCAGGGCGAGCAGCCCGTTGGCGCTGAAATTGGCAACCACAATATTAGTAATGTTATGAACGAGCGGGTTCATTTCCCGCACCTTCGCCAGATAAGTCATGATTGTTCCTCCTCAAAGTTTTGTGAGCTAAGGCTAAAGTTTTATGAACGGTCTAAAAATTGACAAAGGCCTCACCGCTGTCCTGATCCCCCGGAATCAGCCCGTTTTCTGCAAGCCAGGCTGCGGCCTCTCCCCAGGACTGCGGGTCCTGAGATCCAAAACGCTCGTCACCGGCGTCCATCAGCGGGATCAGAAGGTCCAGGCTTTGCGCTTCGATCTCAGGATCCAGCGGGGCAGTAGCGTCCTCATGCGCCAGCAGGATTTCCAGTGCCTGCCCGGGCTGATCCTGGACGAACTGCTGACCCTTGCGGATCGCATTCATGAAGCTTGTGAAATCATCCTTGCCATCAGCAAGACCCTGCTCACTGGCAACGAGAACCAGCTCATAGTAATCGGGAACGCCGTACTCTGTCGGATCGAAAGAAACTACCGGATGGCCTTCCTTAGCCAGAATCAGCGCCTCGTGATTAATAAAGCCGCCGATGATGCCGTCTACACGGCCGGTGGATAGTGCCGGAACCAGGTCAAAGCCGACATCAATCATATTCAAAGAATCAGGATCGGCACCGTCATGCTTGACCATGGTGCGCAGCATGGCTTCGTACAGGGGGATGGAGGAATACCCGGCGTTTTTTCCGGCAAGATCCTTGGGACTGGTGATTCCGCTGTCCTGCGGAACGAGCAGGTGATTCAGCGGATGCCTTACCAGGGCAGCAAGCGATTGTACCGGGATTTGTTCTGCACGCGCCATCAGCACCTGCGGCTGATAACTGAGCGCCAGATCCACCTTGCCTGAGGCAACCAGCTTCAGTGCATCATTGCTGTCAGCAGGCATCTGAATCTCTACATCCAGGCCTTCTTCGGCAAAATAACCTTTCTCCCGGGCAGCATACAGAAAGGAATGCACCGCGTTGGGATACCAGTCGAGCATAATTGTCAGCTTCCGGTTCTGTCCTGTACTGTTTCCGGAGGATTGCCCGGAAGCTTCAGGGTCAGCAGCGGTACCGCATCCGTTCATCAAGAGCAGTGCACAAAAGAGCAGGGTACAGCGCAGTGCGGTTTTTTGGCTTTTTTTACTGCGGCTATGTATCATCGGTAAATCCCTCTTTTCCTCAATATGAATTTTTCGAGCATGGCCATGCTTAGAAACAAAACAACGCCCAATACGGACAACAGAAGCACCGCAGCGAACATTTCCGCACTTTGCAGTGTTCCGGCCATTCGCCGGCTGAAATATCCGAGCCCCCGGCTGCCCCCAAGCCACTCCCCGATTGTAGCCCCGATAACACTGTAGACAGCTGCAAGCTTGAGTCCGGAAAAATAACCAGGCAGCGCAGGCGGAATTTGAGTCTTGATCAGGATCTGCCAGCGGTTAGCGCCCAGTGTCTGCAGCAGCTCCTTGTACTGGCCGCCGCTTTTGTTCAGCCCGTCATAAGCAGCGACGGCTACCGGGAAGAAGGCGGTCAGGAACACGACAGCGAGCTTGCCCCACAGGGAGTATCCGAACCACATGATGAAAATAGGGGAAAGGGCAATCATCGGAATCGTCTGGCTGACAATCAGCAGGGGATAAACCGCTTTTTCGAGCAGCACATACATATGCATTCCGATGCCGAGCACAGTTCCGCAGCCTGCGGCCAATGCCAAACCAAGCAGCGTTTCCTGAAGCGTGGCAGGTAAATGCTCCCCGAACAGAAGCTGCCTGTGCTCAATGAGTGCCGAGACAATTGCGGAAGGGGCCGGCAAAATAAATGGAGGCAATGCTTGAGCCCGTGCCGCCGTCTCCCATACCGCAAGAATGAGGAGGACAAGCAGGACAGCAGGACCGTAGGCCTGGAGTATTTGTCTAAATTTTATGGCTGTCATACAGTCTCCGTTCGAGTTCTTCCCGTAAGGCTACGAACTCCGGCTCATAATTCATTCTGTAATGTCTTGGCCGCGGCAGCTCCACGTTCATTTCCTGCATTCCCCCGCAGGTCCCGCCTGTCATCAGATAGATCCGGTCGCTAAGCAGGAGCGCCTCTTCCAGATCATGAGTAATGAACAGTACAGTCTGATGTAATCCGCTCCAGAGCGCCAGCAGCCAGCGGTGCATCTCGCGTTTGGTAATGGCATCCAGCGCCCCGAACGGTTCATCCAGCAGCAGGAGTTCATTGCCGGCGGCAATGGTGCGCAAAAGGGCGATCCGCTGGCGCATTCCGCCCGATAATTCCGACGGATAGGCGTTCTCTGTACCAGCCATGCCGAACCGGTCCAGCATTTCGCGAATCCGCATAACAGCCGCCTGCCTGCTGCCGTCCTTCTTCAGCTCCCAGGGTAAAAGGCAGTTGTCCAGCACCGTTCTCCAGGGCAGCAGCAAATCCTGCTGGGGCATGTAGGAGATATGTCCGAGCCGTTCACGGGCAGCCGCTGAACGCCTTCCGTTAACGCTGACAGCTCCTGCGGACGGCTCAAGGAGACCGGCAATGATTTTGAAAAGCGTACTTTTGCCGCAGCCGCTGGCGCCAATCAGAGAAATGAACTCTCCTTGGCGGATCTGCAGGGAAAGCCGGGAGAACACCGGCGCTCCCGCCGTCCCGTAAGCGTAGGACAGATCATCGATCGCAATCATTCGCTGGCACCTCCTGAACATCTAATTCATAACTGCAAACACAATAAAGACCCATCCATCTCCGGAGGAAATGAATGGGTCTGAACAGATACAGTCAGATAAGGCGCATGACGCGCACTGATGCACAATTCCGCTCCACTTCCCTCCGCTGGTATGATCCAGATCAGGTTCCAAGGGTCCGGAGCTTAAGCTCCGTCTCAGTCGGCCGACTCCCCTAGTGAAATAGCAGGTCCTATTAAATTCACAATCGCTAATTAATATACCATATTTTTACGCCTTGTAAAGAGCGGGATGTTACGGATCCCTTTGTACGGTGGAATTAGAAGGGCTTAGTTGGATTTTCTCCACTTCATTTTGTCCGTTTTCATCATTTGTGAGCTTTAGTTGGAAATACTCCAGCTATTTTGACGAAAAGAGGCGTTAATAGACGAATCCAGTACATTTAAGTGGAGTTTTTCCCGCTAGTTCCGTAATACCGGTATTTATCGGAGGATTAGATGGAGAAATTCCACTTAGCCTGATCTGCAAGCGTCCCTGCAGCCCTCACCTGCCACCCCCACCAAAACTTGGGCCTCAACAGCTGCATTTTGTGCATTAGAAACTCCGTATTTGGCCAGGAAATCTGAAGCGGTTGTATTTTGTACAGCAGCATAAGATCAAATAGGTGTTATAAGCCTGAAATTAAGAAATCTGCTGCATGAAATGCATCAAAAGGCGATTTTGCCGCCAAATAGCCGGAATCTAGTGCACTAATTACAACCAGACATTGAAGCACACCTGCACCTGGGCACATGAGCACATAAACACATAAGCACATGCGTACCTGAGCTAACCTCGAGATATTAGCGCTCTTTGTTACCCTGCCCGGCAACCTCAGCCTTCTGCAGTCCGCTCACAAACAGCGTCATAATTCCCCGGGTAATTTCCTCTTTCGTAGCGCCGTGCACCTTTTGCTGGTATAGATAAAGATCCGGGCTGAGGACAGCGACGAGTGCGGTAGCTCCAAAATGCGGATCAATGCCGATTATCTCCCCGTTGTCCCTGGCTCTGCGCAGCAGCTTCGCCATAATGTCATTCAGCCGCCGGAAAAAGGGGTGCTCAAACTGGGTCAGCTGCTTTTTGCCGGTAAACTCCGATTTTATCATCAGCAGCAGCTCCGCATACTCCTCGATAAGATCGACCACCCGCCCGATGCAGCTTTGAAGATGCATAAGAGGAGCCTCTGCGTACTCCGGCAGCGGGAGCTCACTCTCCATACCCCTAAGAAAACGCTCGGTGCTGTCGTTCAGCAGGGCGGAGCAAATTTCTCCTTTGTCGCTGAACCGGCGGTAAAGGGAACCTTGTCCGATTCCGGCATGTTTTGCGATAGCATGCATATTAACGGCCTCAATGCCATTTTCCGCAAATAAATCATGGGCAGCCCGGAGAATACGTTCGACGTAGGGGTCCTGTTCAGTTTTTTTCATATCGATGCCCTTTCATTGGTTTTCATATATTTCATGTTCGTTACAGAAAAATATTGACATAGCGGACAATTGTCCGTAGACTGGAAAAGCACTTGCGGACAACTGTCCGATAGCAGCATTATTATACCGATAAAACTGCCCGGTGGTCAACGAAAGGAAAAGAACCGGGTATCTCAGGAGGAGAAGAGGATGGAAGGATCGCTCAAATCAGAGGCGGATTTTCGTTTATCCAGTATACTGGTTCCGCTGCTGGCGATTATTGCCGGTGTGTTTATGGTGGTGCTTGACAGCACGGCAATGAACGTGGCTTTAACGACACTGGTCCATGATTTTAATACAGATCTGAATACGCTGCAGTGGGTGGTTACCGGCTACATGCTGGCTCAAGCTTCAGTCATCCCGCTGTCGGGCTGGCTGTCCGACCGTTTTGGCGCTAAAACTGTTTTTTTGACCGCAATCATCATATTTACGGCAGGTTCATTGCTTTGCGCAACCCCGAGCAGTGCGGAATGGCTGATTGTTTTCCGTGTCCTGCAGGGTCTGGGCGGCGGATGCGTACTTCCGGTAG
Coding sequences:
- the thiE gene encoding thiamine phosphate synthase, with translation MKRIQQSEMCKHLRLYFIMGSVNCRLSPAVTLREAIAGGITMFQFREKGPGALTGAAAFDLGKQLQEICRSHGIPFIVNDDIDLAIALDADGVHAGQDDEPASLIRQRLGEHKIIGVSAHSLPEARQAVSDGADYLGVGPVYPTSSKADASEVRGTAVIEELRQAGLTIPLVGIGGITADNAGPVIAAGADGISVISAIATADNIAGTAQQFSRITGG
- the thiD gene encoding bifunctional hydroxymethylpyrimidine kinase/phosphomethylpyrimidine kinase codes for the protein MTNVYKALTIAGSDSGGGAGIQADLKTFQELGVYGMSALTAVTAQNTLGVQGVFPLSAEAVSAQLDSIGGDLQPDALKTGMLFSGEIITLAAERIQRYGWNNLIVDPVMVAKGGSPLLQLEAVQALQAKLLPAALAVTPNIPEAEVLTGMTISGLAEREHAARLIHSMGPRYVVLKGGHDDGTAGVLDLLYDGQSFVYMEGPRIATRHTHGTGCTYSAAIAAGLAKGLIVTEAIRVAKDFIQAAIEDGLGIGGGHGPTNHFAYGNRIRGALQ
- the thiM gene encoding hydroxyethylthiazole kinase: MTYLAKVREMNPLVHNITNIVVANFSANGLLALGASPFMADAHEEVADIAAMAGAVVLNIGTLNDYAIQAMILAGQAANRHKVPLVLDPVGAGATAYRSDVTQKLVNSLQISVLRGNVAEVANVAGESWASKGVDAGEGEGDIVALAQKAALKLGCIVIITGKDDVITDGTRTRIVSNGHSILTKVTGTGCLLSAVTGAFLAASGGDWLEASAEALSFYGVAAEIAAEAAAHQGPGSFQTEFLNQLALVTPVVLAERSRIQQRES
- a CDS encoding ABC transporter substrate-binding protein; its protein translation is MIHSRSKKSQKTALRCTLLFCALLLMNGCGTAADPEASGQSSGNSTGQNRKLTIMLDWYPNAVHSFLYAAREKGYFAEEGLDVEIQMPADSNDALKLVASGKVDLALSYQPQVLMARAEQIPVQSLAALVRHPLNHLLVPQDSGITSPKDLAGKNAGYSSIPLYEAMLRTMVKHDGADPDSLNMIDVGFDLVPALSTGRVDGIIGGFINHEALILAKEGHPVVSFDPTEYGVPDYYELVLVASEQGLADGKDDFTSFMNAIRKGQQFVQDQPGQALEILLAHEDATAPLDPEIEAQSLDLLIPLMDAGDERFGSQDPQSWGEAAAWLAENGLIPGDQDSGEAFVNF
- a CDS encoding ABC transporter permease, with amino-acid sequence MTAIKFRQILQAYGPAVLLVLLILAVWETAARAQALPPFILPAPSAIVSALIEHRQLLFGEHLPATLQETLLGLALAAGCGTVLGIGMHMYVLLEKAVYPLLIVSQTIPMIALSPIFIMWFGYSLWGKLAVVFLTAFFPVAVAAYDGLNKSGGQYKELLQTLGANRWQILIKTQIPPALPGYFSGLKLAAVYSVIGATIGEWLGGSRGLGYFSRRMAGTLQSAEMFAAVLLLSVLGVVLFLSMAMLEKFILRKRGIYR
- a CDS encoding ABC transporter ATP-binding protein; this translates as MIAIDDLSYAYGTAGAPVFSRLSLQIRQGEFISLIGASGCGKSTLFKIIAGLLEPSAGAVSVNGRRSAAARERLGHISYMPQQDLLLPWRTVLDNCLLPWELKKDGSRQAAVMRIREMLDRFGMAGTENAYPSELSGGMRQRIALLRTIAAGNELLLLDEPFGALDAITKREMHRWLLALWSGLHQTVLFITHDLEEALLLSDRIYLMTGGTCGGMQEMNVELPRPRHYRMNYEPEFVALREELERRLYDSHKI
- a CDS encoding TetR/AcrR family transcriptional regulator; protein product: MKKTEQDPYVERILRAAHDLFAENGIEAVNMHAIAKHAGIGQGSLYRRFSDKGEICSALLNDSTERFLRGMESELPLPEYAEAPLMHLQSCIGRVVDLIEEYAELLLMIKSEFTGKKQLTQFEHPFFRRLNDIMAKLLRRARDNGEIIGIDPHFGATALVAVLSPDLYLYQQKVHGATKEEITRGIMTLFVSGLQKAEVAGQGNKER